In the Pseudoliparis swirei isolate HS2019 ecotype Mariana Trench chromosome 19, NWPU_hadal_v1, whole genome shotgun sequence genome, one interval contains:
- the rab41 gene encoding ras-related protein Rab-41 isoform X3 gives MSTTTGGGEFGNPLRKFKLVFLGEQSVGKTSLITRFMYDSFDNTYQATIGIDFLSKTMYLEDRTVRLQLWDTAGQERFRSLIPSYIRDSTIAVVVYDITNLNSFQQTSKWIDDVRTERGSDVIIMLVGNKTDLADKRQITTEEGEQRAKELNVMFIETSAKTGYNVKQLFRRVAAALPGMDSTPEKSKEDMIDIKLEKQPEMNVTESSCSC, from the exons ATGTCAACCACGACCGGCGGCGGAGAGTTTGGCAACCCTTTACGAAAGTTCAAGCTCGTCTTTCTGGGCGAACAGAGCG TTGGGAAGACCTCGCTCATCACCAGGTTTATGTATGACAGTTTTGACAACACCTATCAG GCAACAATTGGCATTGACTTTTTGTCAAAAACCATGTACCTAGAAGATCGTACG GTCCGGCTCCAGCTTTGGGACACTGCTGGACAGGAGCGTTTTCGTAGCCTAATTCCCAGCTACATCCGTGACTCTACCATTGCCGTGGTTGTTTATGACATCACCA ATCTTAATTCATTCCAGCAAACCTCAAAGTGGATTGATGATGttagaacagagagaggaagtgatgtcattatCATGCTTGTTGGGAACAAAACAGACTTGGCGGACAAAAG ACAGATCACCACGGAGGAGGGTGAGCAGAGAGCAAAGGAACTGAATGTCATGTTCATTGAAACCAGCGCAAAGACTGGCTACAATGTCAAACAG CTGTTTCGTCGTGTCGCCGCTGCATTGCCTGGGATGGACAGCACACCGGAGAAAAGCAAAGAGGACA TGATAGACATCAAACTGGAGAAACAGCCAGAAATGAATGTCACCGAGAGCAGCTGCTCCTGCTAG
- the rab41 gene encoding ras-related protein Rab-41 isoform X1, with protein MSTTTGGGEFGNPLRKFKLVFLGEQSVGKTSLITRFMYDSFDNTYQATIGIDFLSKTMYLEDRTIRLQLWDTAGQERFRSLIPSYIRDSAAAVVVYDIANLNSFQQTSKWIDDVRTERGSDVIIMLVGNKTDLADKRQVSVEAAERKARELNVMYIETSAKAGYNVKQLFRRVAAALPGMDSTPEKSKEDMIDIKLEKQPEMNVTESSCSC; from the exons ATGTCAACCACGACCGGCGGCGGAGAGTTTGGCAACCCTTTACGAAAGTTCAAGCTCGTCTTTCTGGGCGAACAGAGCG TTGGGAAGACCTCGCTCATCACCAGGTTTATGTATGACAGTTTTGACAACACCTATCAG GCAACAATTGGCATTGACTTTTTGTCAAAAACCATGTACCTAGAAGATCGTACG ATTCGGCTGCAGCTCTGGGATACAGCCGGACAGGAACGTTTCCGCAGCCTCATCCCCAGTTACATCCGCGACTCAGCCGCTGCTGTGGTGGTTTATGACATAGCCA ATCTTAATTCATTCCAGCAAACCTCAAAGTGGATTGATGATGttagaacagagagaggaagtgatgtcattatCATGCTTGTTGGGAACAAAACAGACTTGGCGGACAAAAG GCAAGTTTCTGTTGAGGCGGCAGAGAGGAAAGCTCGAGAACTCAATGTGATGTACATAGAGACCAGTGCCAAGGCTGGCTATAACGTCAAACAG CTGTTTCGTCGTGTCGCCGCTGCATTGCCTGGGATGGACAGCACACCGGAGAAAAGCAAAGAGGACA TGATAGACATCAAACTGGAGAAACAGCCAGAAATGAATGTCACCGAGAGCAGCTGCTCCTGCTAG
- the rab41 gene encoding ras-related protein Rab-41 isoform X2, which translates to MSTTTGGGEFGNPLRKFKLVFLGEQSVGKTSLITRFMYDSFDNTYQATIGIDFLSKTMYLEDRTVRLQLWDTAGQERFRSLIPSYIRDSTIAVVVYDITNLNSFQQTSKWIDDVRTERGSDVIIMLVGNKTDLADKRQVSVEAAERKARELNVMYIETSAKAGYNVKQLFRRVAAALPGMDSTPEKSKEDMIDIKLEKQPEMNVTESSCSC; encoded by the exons ATGTCAACCACGACCGGCGGCGGAGAGTTTGGCAACCCTTTACGAAAGTTCAAGCTCGTCTTTCTGGGCGAACAGAGCG TTGGGAAGACCTCGCTCATCACCAGGTTTATGTATGACAGTTTTGACAACACCTATCAG GCAACAATTGGCATTGACTTTTTGTCAAAAACCATGTACCTAGAAGATCGTACG GTCCGGCTCCAGCTTTGGGACACTGCTGGACAGGAGCGTTTTCGTAGCCTAATTCCCAGCTACATCCGTGACTCTACCATTGCCGTGGTTGTTTATGACATCACCA ATCTTAATTCATTCCAGCAAACCTCAAAGTGGATTGATGATGttagaacagagagaggaagtgatgtcattatCATGCTTGTTGGGAACAAAACAGACTTGGCGGACAAAAG GCAAGTTTCTGTTGAGGCGGCAGAGAGGAAAGCTCGAGAACTCAATGTGATGTACATAGAGACCAGTGCCAAGGCTGGCTATAACGTCAAACAG CTGTTTCGTCGTGTCGCCGCTGCATTGCCTGGGATGGACAGCACACCGGAGAAAAGCAAAGAGGACA TGATAGACATCAAACTGGAGAAACAGCCAGAAATGAATGTCACCGAGAGCAGCTGCTCCTGCTAG
- the arr3b gene encoding LOW QUALITY PROTEIN: arrestin 3b, retinal (X-arrestin) (The sequence of the model RefSeq protein was modified relative to this genomic sequence to represent the inferred CDS: inserted 2 bases in 1 codon; substituted 1 base at 1 genomic stop codon) — protein MSKVFKKTSGNGHIALYLGKKDFVDNVESVEFLHTKTTLNIYLSIAVFVYLACAFRYGSEDLDVIGLSFRRDIWIQRVQVYPPTGQSAAKTPMLESLMKKIGEQGCPFSFQMPATLPCSVSLQPGGSGKACGVDFEVKGYISDVANSADEIDKKDTCRLMIRKIQFAPANNKPGPKADIVKQFMMSDKPVNLEASLEKDIFIYYHGDPIKVNVKINNETTKVVKKILISVEQHTLVVLYSSDNYTKAVCSEEFGXGDNGNSKFEKSFQITPLLANNQEKRGLSVDGQQKDQDTNLASTTLSKGEKEMQGIIISYKVKVNLMMSGGGLLGSLTGSDVTVELPLXLMSPKPAGQTSQLRPWRAEMTSGGNSPL, from the exons GGTATTCAAGAAGACCAGCGGCAACGGACAT atTGCCCTGTACTTGGGGAAGAAAGACTTTGTGGACAATGTGGAGTCAGTGGAA TTCCTACACACGAAGACTACACTGAATATATATCTTTCTATTGCAGTATTTGTCTACCTTGCTTGTGCCTTCCGCTATGGAAGCGAAGACTTGGATGTTATTGGGCTGTCCTTCAGGAGAGACATCTGGATCCAGCGCGTTCAGGTGTATCCACCTACAGGCCAAAGCGCAGCCAAAACACCAATGCTGGAATCCCTCATGAAGAAAATTGGAGAGCAAGGATGTCCCTTTTCCTTCCAG ATGCCAGCAACTCTCCCATGCTCAGTCTCCCTACAGCCCGGGGGCTCTGGCAAG GCTTGTGGTGTGGATTTTGAGGTTAAAGGATACATTTCCGACGTAGCAAACAGTGCAGATGAAATTGACAAGAA GGACACGTGTCGTCTGATGATTCGCAAAATACAATTTGCACCAGCTAACAACAAGCCTGGGCCCAAGGCTGATATAGTAAAGCAGTTTATGATGAGTGACAAACCTGTGAACTTGGAGGCCTCCCTTGAAAAAGATATATTT ATATATTACCATGGAGATCCAATCAAGGTcaatgtaaaaataaacaacGAAACCACCAAGGTTGTGAAGAAAATCCTTATTTCAG TTGAGCAGCACACACTTGTGGTGCTCTACTCATCTGATAATTACACCAAGGCGGTCTGCTCCGAGGAGTTTGGGTAAGGCG ACAACGGCAACTCTAAATTCGAGAAGTCCTTCCAAATAACCCCCCTTCTGGCCAACAACCAAGAGAAGCGGGGTCTTTCTGTGGACGGACAGCAAAAAGACCAGGACACCAACCTAGCATCCACTACCCT GAgtaaaggagagaaggagatgcaGGGGATCATCATCTCCTATAAAGTCAAGGTCAATCTAATGATGTCCGGCGGAGG CCTGCTGGGCAGCTTAACAGGAAG CGATGTCACTGTGGAGCTTCCTCT ACTGATGTCCCCAAAACCTGCTG GACAGACATCTCAGTTGAGGCCATGGAGGGCTGAGATGACCAGCGGAGGAAACTCACCTCTGTGA
- the stard14 gene encoding START domain containing 14, which translates to MSILPNEAAFADFREQCLSTDNWFNKYDRQGMQVWVEGSPAIKGNDVPKVHKIKCKMTINDVSAATMYDVLHDGSYRKKWDPAMLDSFDIARLSMNADVGYYSWLCTKPIKNRDVVTLRSWQVTDDEYIIINFSVKHPKYPPRSDLVRAISILTGYFIKHTGPNSCTFIYLSQADPKGSLPKWVVKQASKVFAPRVMECIHKAGQNYPEWKQKNSPDQKPWLYPVQSNLPMMDSRELSIQRADSLENMDESLKVATQDNEDGS; encoded by the exons atgtctattTTACCCAACGAGGCGGCCTTTGCCGACTTCCGGGAGCAGTGCCTATCCACGGACAATTGGTTCAACAAGTACGACAGGCAAGGGATGCAGGTGTGGGTCGAAGGCTCTCCTGCAATTAAAGGAAACGACGTCCCGAAAGTCCACAAGATCAAG tgtaaAATGACAATCAACGACGTGTCCGCTGCCACCATGTACGACGTGCTTCACGACGGGTCGTACCGTAAGAAGTGGGACCCCGCCATGTTGGACAGCTTCGACATTGCCCGGCTCTCTATGAATGCTGATGTGGGCTACTACTCAT ggcTTTGTACAAAGCCCATAAAGAACAGAGATGTGGTAACTCTGCGTTCGTGGCAGGTGACGGACGACGAGTACATCATCATCAACTTCTCAGTGAAACACCCG AAATACCCTCCTCGCAGTGATCTCGTGAGGGCCATCTCCATCCTCACTGGATATTTCATCAAGCACACAGGACCGAACAGTTGCACTTTCATATACCTTTCACAAGCCGACCCCAAAG GTTCTCTTCCCAAGTGGGTGGTAAAACAAGCTTCTAAGGTTTTCGCTCCACGG gtgATGGAGTGTATACACAAGGCGGGACAGAACTACCCCGAGTGGAAACAGAAGAACTCCCCCGATCAGAAGCCCTGGCTGTACCCGGTGCAGAGCAACCTGCCCATGATGGACTCCAGAGAGTTGTCCATACAGAGAGCCGACTCGCTGGAGAACATGGATGAGAGTTTGAAGGTGGCCACTCAGGACAACGAGGACGGCAGCTGA